The Musa acuminata AAA Group cultivar baxijiao chromosome BXJ2-2, Cavendish_Baxijiao_AAA, whole genome shotgun sequence genome has a segment encoding these proteins:
- the LOC103975274 gene encoding uncharacterized protein LOC103975274, with protein MLRSVLRSSSAAAAAAGARGSSLFSDLLFPPASSRAYAKAKTKAKTKAKTKTKAKTKTTTKGKNSRSVSADESAASVDDASHAFDGIDIEFERPTDPLPPTYDPALDVGPGGRPLFALTKSLAPLSRKEACSYVDFSLEEWNAMLPEGLPAGMKKEFEETRRCAVMVRQSFLDLRDNFRRIVDPPIHTGTKNSKKQIVLDGPVSCGKSIILAMLVHWARSEGWLVFYVPKGKEWTHGGFFYKNLHNEFWDTPVQAETILQNFLKFNEDHLQQLPCQIFDPILLGEGAGVGLMKNVDSMAMPEGSTLYDLIQTGITYTHAAVSVVVRLRKELSLVKDVPVLFAIDQYNNWFTFSEYHELLTWQSTRQIHAREVTTVNAYRSMMHDDMMVGAFSHSTAVGKLREELPDVPRGARLMLPRYTLDEAATVCHYYLRQSLIRRDSFSDEKWKKIYYLSNGNGSEMRWLAPFI; from the exons ATGTTGCGATCCGTCCTCCGctcttcctccgccgccgccgccgccgccggggcAAGAGGCTCCTCCCTCTTCTCTGATCTACTCTTCCCCCCCGCATCCTCCCGCGCCTACGCTAAGGCCAAGACCAAGGCCAAGACCAAGGCCAAGACCAAGACAAAGGCCAAGACCAAGACCACCACGAAGGGCAAGAACTCCCGCTCCGTGTCTGCCGATGAGTCCGCTGCCAGTGTCGACGACGCCTCCCACGCCTTCGATGGCATCGACATCGAGTTCGAGCGCCCAACGGACCCCCTCCCTCCCACCTATGATCCGGCCCTCGACGTCGGCCCCGGCGGCCGCCCGCTCTTCGCTTTGACCAAGTCCTTAGCCCCGCTCTCCCGAAAGGAAGCATGTTCCTATGTTGATTTCAG CTTGGAGGAATGGAATGCAATGTTGCCTGAGGGCTTGCCAGCAGGGATGAAAAAGGAGTTCGAGGAGACAAGGCGGTGCGCTGTGATGGTGAGGCAGAGTTTCCTGGATCTGCGTGATAACTTTAGGCGCATTGTTGACCCTCCTATCCACACGGGCACTAAAA ATTCCAAGAAACAAATTGTCCTGGATGGTCCTGTTAGCTGTGGAAAAAGCATAATACTTGCCATGCTTGTTCACTGGGCTCGTAGTGAAGGATGGCTGGTATTTTATGTTCCAAAAGGTAAAGAATGGACTCATGGAGGCTTCTTTTACAAAAACCTTCACAATGAATTCTGGGATACGCCTGTCCAGGCTGAAACGATCCTTCAG AATTTTTTGAAGTTCAATGAGGATCACTTACAGCAATTACCTTGTCAAATTTTTGATCCCATTCTTTTGGGGGAAGGTGCTGGTGTTGGATTGATGAAAAATGTTGATTCCATGGCAATGCCTGAAGGTTctacattatatgatcttattcaaACTGGGATTACTTACACACATGCTGCAGTGAGTGTCGTTGTTCGTTTAAGAAAAGAGTTATCGCTGGTGAAAGATGtgcctgtcctctttgctattgaCCAG TATAATAACTGGTTTACGTTCAGCGAGTATCATGAACTTCTGACATGGCAATCTACTCGGCAGATTCATGCAAGGGAAGTTACGACA GTGAATGCTTACAGATCAATGATGCATGACGACATGATGGTAGGAGCCTTCTCTCATTCAACTGCTGTGGGCAAGTTACGTGAAGAACTTCCAGATGTACCTCGAGGTGCTCGTCTCATGCTGCCACGTTACACATTGGATGAGGCTGCTACTGTATGCCACTATTATCTAAG GCAAAGCCTCATACGACGTGATAGTTTTTCAGACGAGAAATGGAAAAAGATTTACTACTTGTCGAATGGAAATGGATCAGAGATGAGATGGTTGGCTCCTTTTATCTAA